GGAGTAAATGATAAAAAATAGCCGTATGGATCTGATAGGGATCCATACGGCTGCTTGTTCGAAAAATAGATATACTCAATCGATTAATAGAAGTGTATAATAGAAAAGTAACGCTGAGAGACAGACGACTGTACCCAGCGGTTCCCATAATGGACAGAGCAGTTCACTGCATGTCTGCTAACCCATAATCCGGCAGAGCGGAAATCCGCATGCGGGATTTTTTATTTTTTATACTAAGAATTTATAAGAGGCGAGAGCCGTTGCACCTTGCTAGAAGGATTCTTTGAATTGACGGCTCAGTTCGACACGCTGAAGCTTCAGCAGCCAGACCTCTTCCCGTAACGTTTTCAGATCGGAAGAATCATCGGAATTTCTCAATTGCCGATAAAGATCAAGCATCTTCCGGTTGATAACGTCAAACTTTCTCCATAGCTCAGCGGCTTTCATTGACAAAGCCTGTTGGCTTGCTTGTTCCTTCCACCCGGCGAGTGAACGGGAAATGTCCCGCTGCCACTCCTGATCGCCGATTTGCTTGGCATAGTTGTATAAATCCAGATAATCGTTAATCCATTGCGTTTCTTCCGAGGTCATTGCCGTTCCTCCGATCCGGATTTTTATATTACCTAGTATTATACTCGGTATTTAAGGTATTGCAATATTTTCTTGTCAAAAAGATAGCGCTTTTTCCAGAACATACGTTTGTCGTCCGGGTGAAAAAGGACCCGCGATATGGTAGAATGATAGATTATGAGATAGATTCGGAAGGGAAGAGTTAGGATGGGGCTTCGATTTGTGCTTGGCCGCTCGGGAACGGGAAAAACAACGTATTGTTTGGATGCAATCCGCGCCAAGCTGCAAGGTGAACCGGATGGAGCGCCGCTAATTATGCTGGTCCCGGAACAGGCTACTTTCCAGACGGAGTACGCGCTTTTGAAAGATACGTCGCTAAGCGGGACGATTCGCGCCCAGGCGCTTAGCTTCCGCCGTCTGGCTTTTCGCGTCATGCAGGAGACGGGCGGCACCGCCTTAATTCCAATCAGCGATAACGGCAAGCATATGATGCTGTTCAAGATTATACACCGGCTTGGCAAGCAGCTTGAGCTTTTCCAGAGCGGGGCAGAGCAGCCGGGTTTTATTGAGCGGCTTGGAGAATTGCTGACCGAGTGGAAGCGCTACGGGATTGATGCCAATCTGTTGAAGGAAAAAACGGCATCTGTAGAAGACTCAACGCTTCTGGACCGGAAGCTGCATGATCTACGGCTTGTTTATGACAAGCTTGAGCAGGAATTGCTTGGTCTTTATATCGATTCGGAAGATTATTTGACGCAGCTGATCGCAGGCTATGCCTACGCGCCGGCGATGCAGGGAGCCCATCTATGGATTGACGGCTTCCATGGGTTTACGCCAAAAGAATACGATGCGCTTGGCACGCTAATCGCTTCTTCCGCCGAGGTGACGGTTGCGCTTACGCTTGACCGTCCTTACGATAACGGCGAAATGCCGCATGAGCTTGAGCTTTTCCATCCTACGGCCGAGACTTACGGTAAGCTGTCCGCTTTGGCCGCCCAAGCCGGCGTATCTGTGTATGACACCGTTGTTTTGGGTGAAGGAGCTCCGACACGCTTCTTGGGAAGCACGATGCTGGCCCATTTGGAAAAGCATTATGGCGGAAGGACTCCTATGCTTATTCCGGATAAAAAGATGCTGGCTGTAGACAGCCCGGCCTGCGGCTTATCCCTTCATGCCTCCGCGAACAGAAGAGCCGAGGTGGAAGCGGCCGCCAGGGATATGGTTCGCCGGGCACGCGAAGAGGGTCTGCGCTGGCGCGACATGGCGGTTATGGTGCGTAACGCGGCTGAATATACCGACTATATTCAAACGATATTTGACGATTACGAGATTCCTTATTTCCTTGACCAAAAGAATAACACGGTCCATCACCCGCTGGTTGAATTTATCCGTTCCGCGCTGGAGACCGTACTCCACGGCTGGCATTATGAAGCGGTATTCCGCTGCATCAAGACGGAGCTGCTATTCCCGATTGACGGCAGCATGTCCCGCGAGCTGTTCGACCGCTTGGAAAACTATGTGCTGGCAGCCGGGGTCGACGGCTGGAAGTGGCTTGACCGTTCCAGATGGAAGCCGTTTATGCAGCAGTCCCTTGAGGATGAGCCGGATACCGTATCCGAGCCGTCTGCAAAAGCTAAACGGGAATTTCAGGCCATTATGGCGGCGAGAGAGGCGATCGTACCGCCGCTTCGCCGGTTCGAGCAGTCCTTGAAGAAAGCATCCAACGTCAAAGACATGTGCGAAGCGTTGTACAAGCTGCTGGATCATGCGGACGCGGCTGACCGTCTTGAACGCTGGAGCCGCGAGGACAGTGCGTCCGGACGTACGCAGCGTGCCAGATCGCACCGCCAGCTATGGGATGGCGTCATGCAATTGCTGGATCAGCTGGTGGAAATGGTCGGAGACGAGGATATGCCTCCGGAGCTGTTCGCCGGCATGGTGGAGACGGGGCTCGAAAACCTGAAGCTTGCGGCGGTACCGCCCGCGCTTGATCAGGCACTGATCGGCAGCATGGACCGGACGCGTTCCGGGGATGTAAAGATCTGTTATGTGCTTGGTGCCAACGACGGCGTGATGCCGATGCGCATTCAAGAGGATGGCGTGCTGACCGAGCAGGAGCGGGAACGCCTAGCCGAAGAAGGGCTTGTTATGGCGCCGGGCGTAAGACGCCGACTGCTCGACGAGCGTTTCCTGATCTATAACGCACTGACAACGGCCAGCCAGCATTTGTGGATCAGTTGGGCGCAGGCGGATGAGGAAGGGAAAACGCTGCTGCCTTCGGAAGTGATCCGGCAGGTGAGACAGCTCTTTCCCGGCATACCGGTCTATCAGAAAGCGGGAGAGCCGACTCCGGGAATGGAGACGGGCGATCAGCGATCTTATATCGAGCATCCTCAGCGTACGCTTGCTTATTTGATCACGGAGCTTCGTGCCTGGCGGCAAGGGTCCGAGATTGCGCCATTCTGGTGGGATGTCTATAACTGGTTCGCGATCCGGCCGGAATGGCAGGACAAGCTGCAGCTTATGAACGCGTCGTTAAGCTTCTCCAATCAGGAGACGGTGCTGACGACAACAACGGCAGAACAGCTGTATGGGACGAAGCTGAAGGCAAGCGTGTCGCGGATGGAGAGATTCGTATCCTGTCCGTTCCAGCATTTTGCCATTCATGGCTTAAGGCTGCGCGAACGCCAGATGTACCGGCTTGAAGCGCCGGATGTCGGTCAGCTGTTCCACGCGGCGCTCAGCCGTCTTGCTGGAGGCGTCGGACAGCGCTGGGGATCTATGCCGGAAGCGCAAATCCGCGAAGCGGCGGCGAAGGCCGTTGACGAGCTTGCTCCTAGGCTGCAATCGCAGATTTTGCTCAGCAGCGGCAGGTTCCAATACATTGCCCGCAAGCTGAAGGAAATCGTTGCTCAAGCGGCGGTTATTTTAAGCGAGCATTCCCGCAGGGCTCAGTTCCAGCCGGTAGGGCTTGAAGTTGATTTTGGCCCGGACGGTACGCTGCCTTCCCTTGTCATTCCGTTAGATAACGGGGGCACGATGGAGATTATCGGACGGATTGACCGAGTAGACGCGGCTGAGACCGAAGAGGGCTTATTGCTGCGGGTCTTGGATTACAAATCCAGCGCAACGCAGCTCAAGCTGGAAGAAGTGGCGTTTGGATTATCTCTGCAGATGCTCACGTACCTCGACGTTCTTGTTACGCACGCTTCCGAATGGCTTGGAAAGCCGGCATCGCCCGCGGGCGTGCTTTATTTCCATGTTCATAATCCGATGCTTGCGGTATCTAACGGGTTATCCGGGGCCGAAGTAAATGCGAGAATGCTGAAGAAGTTCAAAACCCGTGGACTTATTACGGCTGAAGCGGAGACGGCCAAGCTAATGGACGGCGACCTGGAATCCGGTTATTCGGAGATTCTTCCTGTTGCGTTGAAGCGCGACGGAAGCTTTTACAGCAGTTCTTCCGTTGTGACGGAGGATCAGTGGGATGTGCTGCGCAGCTCTGTCAGACGGACTATCGGAAAAATAGGCACGGAAATAGGATGCGGGAAAGTATCGATCGAGCCATACCGCCTAGGAACGAAGTCGCCGTGCCAATACTGCGATTACAAGCCGGTATGCCAATTTGACCCGTTATTTGAAGGCAATGAATACACGAAGCTGAACAAGCTTTCGGAAGAAGAAATTTGGCAACAGCTGCATGGGGAGGAGGAGACAGCGGATGGAAACGAATAATATGCCGGCTAAGCCGGAGAACAGCACCTGGACGGATGACCAATGGCGCGCGATTGTGACGGAAGGCTCGGATGTTCTCGTTGCCGCGGCAGCAGGCTCGGGGAAAACAGCGGTTTTGGTTGAACGGATTATTCGGAAAATCTCCTCGTTCTCCGACGTCGACCGGCTGCTGGTCGCAACCTTTACGAAAGCGGCAGCTGCAGAGATGAAAGACCGGATCCGGATTGCGCTGGAGAAAGAACTCGAGCGGCAGCCGGAATCCGAGCATCTGCGCAGACAGCTGGCGCTAATGAACCGGGCTTCGATTACGACGCTCCACTCTTTCTGTCTCGACGTTATTCGCAGGTATTATCCGTTAATCGGACTGGACCCGGGCTTCCGGATTGCGAATGAAACGGAAAGCGAACTGATGCGCATTGACGTGCTGGATCAGCTGTTTGAAGAGAAATATGAAGGATCATCCGGTGACAGCGGGGCATTCCTGCGTCTGGCCGACCGCTACGGCGGCGAGCGCGGAGACGAGCCGTTGTACAAGCTGGTTCAACAGCTTTACGACTTTGCGCAAAGCCATCCTTGGCCGGAGCATTGGCTCCGCCAGACCGCGGCAAGCTTTATGGTTGATAACGTTGAAGGGCTCAGGAGCAGTCCTTGGGTGGCAAGCCTGAGGGCTGACGTGGAGCTGGCGCTGTCCGGTGCGGCGTCCCTGCTTAACCAGGCGATGCAGTTAACGCGGGAGCCGGCGGGTCCGGCCCCTTATGCGGCAACCTTTGAAGAGGATCTCGCGATTGTGGGAGGTCTCGCCGAAACCGTTCGCATGCATCCTTGGGAGATGTGGTTTGAATCGTTCCAGGCCGTGCAATTCGGCAAGCTGAAGGCTATGCGCGGCGATGATTACGATAAAACCATGCAGGAGCAGGCCAAGGAGCTTCGCGATCAGGCCAAAAAGCTGATCAGCTCGCTTGCGGACGAATTGTTTG
This region of Paenibacillus sp. JDR-2 genomic DNA includes:
- the addB gene encoding helicase-exonuclease AddAB subunit AddB, encoding MGLRFVLGRSGTGKTTYCLDAIRAKLQGEPDGAPLIMLVPEQATFQTEYALLKDTSLSGTIRAQALSFRRLAFRVMQETGGTALIPISDNGKHMMLFKIIHRLGKQLELFQSGAEQPGFIERLGELLTEWKRYGIDANLLKEKTASVEDSTLLDRKLHDLRLVYDKLEQELLGLYIDSEDYLTQLIAGYAYAPAMQGAHLWIDGFHGFTPKEYDALGTLIASSAEVTVALTLDRPYDNGEMPHELELFHPTAETYGKLSALAAQAGVSVYDTVVLGEGAPTRFLGSTMLAHLEKHYGGRTPMLIPDKKMLAVDSPACGLSLHASANRRAEVEAAARDMVRRAREEGLRWRDMAVMVRNAAEYTDYIQTIFDDYEIPYFLDQKNNTVHHPLVEFIRSALETVLHGWHYEAVFRCIKTELLFPIDGSMSRELFDRLENYVLAAGVDGWKWLDRSRWKPFMQQSLEDEPDTVSEPSAKAKREFQAIMAAREAIVPPLRRFEQSLKKASNVKDMCEALYKLLDHADAADRLERWSREDSASGRTQRARSHRQLWDGVMQLLDQLVEMVGDEDMPPELFAGMVETGLENLKLAAVPPALDQALIGSMDRTRSGDVKICYVLGANDGVMPMRIQEDGVLTEQERERLAEEGLVMAPGVRRRLLDERFLIYNALTTASQHLWISWAQADEEGKTLLPSEVIRQVRQLFPGIPVYQKAGEPTPGMETGDQRSYIEHPQRTLAYLITELRAWRQGSEIAPFWWDVYNWFAIRPEWQDKLQLMNASLSFSNQETVLTTTTAEQLYGTKLKASVSRMERFVSCPFQHFAIHGLRLRERQMYRLEAPDVGQLFHAALSRLAGGVGQRWGSMPEAQIREAAAKAVDELAPRLQSQILLSSGRFQYIARKLKEIVAQAAVILSEHSRRAQFQPVGLEVDFGPDGTLPSLVIPLDNGGTMEIIGRIDRVDAAETEEGLLLRVLDYKSSATQLKLEEVAFGLSLQMLTYLDVLVTHASEWLGKPASPAGVLYFHVHNPMLAVSNGLSGAEVNARMLKKFKTRGLITAEAETAKLMDGDLESGYSEILPVALKRDGSFYSSSSVVTEDQWDVLRSSVRRTIGKIGTEIGCGKVSIEPYRLGTKSPCQYCDYKPVCQFDPLFEGNEYTKLNKLSEEEIWQQLHGEEETADGNE